One window of Treponema denticola genomic DNA carries:
- a CDS encoding HD domain-containing protein, with the protein MNTIDFNQNDKLVNQLNFIIEIDKVKHIFRQSKLFNSERLENDAEHSWTISIMCILLKEYADFEVNIEKVISMLLIHDIVEIDAGDTFLYSSQRDESYNDEKKAADRIFGLLEPDQKKYFLSLWEEFEERKTNEAKFASVFDRLEPIIQNYMSEGYSWKKNNITYDMVINKNMHIKDGSEKIWNFVLQLLEKAVEKGYLIKK; encoded by the coding sequence ATGAACACTATTGATTTTAATCAAAATGATAAATTAGTTAATCAACTTAATTTTATTATAGAAATAGATAAAGTTAAACATATTTTCCGGCAATCAAAATTATTTAATTCCGAAAGATTGGAAAATGATGCCGAACACTCTTGGACAATTTCAATCATGTGTATTTTGTTAAAAGAATATGCCGATTTTGAAGTTAATATTGAAAAAGTTATTTCAATGCTATTAATCCATGATATCGTTGAAATAGATGCAGGAGATACCTTTTTATATTCTTCACAAAGAGATGAATCTTATAATGATGAAAAAAAAGCGGCAGATAGAATCTTCGGTTTATTGGAACCGGATCAAAAAAAATATTTTTTAAGCCTATGGGAAGAATTTGAAGAAAGAAAAACGAATGAAGCAAAATTTGCTTCCGTCTTTGATAGATTGGAACCGATAATTCAAAATTATATGTCTGAAGGTTATTCTTGGAAGAAAAATAACATAACGTATGATATGGTAATAAATAAGAATATGCATATTAAAGACGGCTCGGAAAAAATATGGAATTTTGTCCTGCAATTATTGGAAAAAGCCGTTGAAAAAGGATATTTAATTAAAAAATAG
- a CDS encoding ABC transporter ATP-binding protein — protein sequence MKNSEHTNQKNALQYLLELAKPCKGLLISSVIFAVLGAASGIVPYLAVSRLIIRICARDYTLQAIFVTALIALAGYLGQLCLSTLSTIRSHRAAFTVLKNIRMQLTAKLSRVPMGFILDTPSGKFKTMLVDTVEKLELPLAHIIPELTANLLIPFLMLVYFFYLDWRLALTAFATFPLGLICYMGMIKDYEKRYAKVLTASKNMDAATVEYIGGIEVIKAFNQSTVSYRKYTEAIAERENSNAEWFKKTNPYYAAGIAIAPSSLLGVLPLGCWFFIHGSISAGSFISCIILSLGLIAPLIQALRYTDSLAMVDSTVKEIAKLLEAEEMNRPKNAVPIKENTIAFSHVSFSYSDTEVLHDISFQAVPNGMTAFVGPSGSGKSTIARLIASFWEASNGSVMIGGCDVRNIPLSQVMERVGYVSQDNYLFHLSIRENIRIGKPDATDAEIEQAAKKASCHDFISALPQGYDTVAGDGGNNLSGGEKQRIAIARAILKDSPIIVLDEATAFTDPENEAVIQRSIGELVAGKTLIVIAHRLSTITMADKIIVMNHGRIEAEGSHQSLLESCELYRTLWNAHISVSDKKENSLTSTAALGEIV from the coding sequence ATGAAAAACTCTGAACATACAAATCAAAAAAATGCTTTGCAGTATTTATTGGAGCTTGCAAAACCGTGCAAGGGTCTTCTAATAAGTTCCGTGATTTTTGCGGTTTTGGGAGCTGCGTCTGGAATTGTTCCATACCTTGCCGTGTCCCGCCTTATCATTCGGATATGCGCACGGGATTATACCCTACAGGCAATTTTTGTAACGGCACTTATTGCACTTGCCGGGTATCTTGGGCAGCTCTGTCTATCGACACTTTCTACGATACGTTCTCACCGTGCGGCCTTTACCGTGCTGAAAAATATCCGTATGCAGCTGACGGCAAAGCTCTCCCGCGTTCCGATGGGTTTTATATTGGATACTCCCTCCGGTAAATTCAAAACAATGCTGGTTGATACGGTAGAAAAACTGGAATTACCGCTTGCTCATATCATACCGGAACTGACGGCAAATCTGCTGATTCCTTTTTTAATGTTAGTCTATTTCTTTTATCTTGATTGGCGCTTAGCGCTTACCGCTTTTGCAACTTTTCCACTCGGTCTTATTTGTTATATGGGGATGATAAAGGACTACGAAAAACGGTATGCAAAAGTTCTTACAGCAAGTAAAAATATGGATGCCGCAACGGTTGAATACATCGGCGGCATTGAAGTGATAAAAGCCTTTAATCAAAGCACCGTATCATATCGGAAATATACTGAGGCGATAGCGGAAAGAGAGAATTCGAATGCGGAATGGTTTAAAAAAACCAACCCCTACTACGCCGCAGGAATTGCAATTGCTCCTTCCAGTTTATTAGGTGTGCTGCCGCTCGGCTGTTGGTTTTTCATACATGGGAGCATATCAGCCGGAAGTTTTATATCCTGTATCATCTTGTCGCTCGGTCTTATTGCACCGCTCATTCAGGCGCTGCGTTACACGGACAGTCTTGCAATGGTAGATTCTACCGTAAAAGAAATTGCGAAACTGTTGGAAGCGGAAGAAATGAACCGTCCGAAGAATGCTGTGCCCATTAAAGAAAATACTATTGCATTTTCGCATGTGTCTTTTTCATATAGCGATACGGAAGTTCTGCATGACATTTCATTTCAAGCGGTTCCGAATGGGATGACTGCATTTGTCGGTCCGTCCGGTTCGGGAAAATCTACCATTGCCCGCTTAATCGCCTCGTTTTGGGAAGCGAGCAATGGTTCGGTTATGATAGGCGGCTGCGATGTACGGAACATTCCGCTTTCGCAAGTGATGGAGCGGGTTGGCTATGTTTCACAGGATAATTATTTATTCCATTTATCCATTCGGGAAAATATACGGATTGGAAAACCGGACGCTACGGATGCCGAGATAGAACAGGCTGCAAAGAAAGCAAGCTGTCACGATTTTATCAGCGCACTTCCTCAAGGGTATGATACGGTCGCAGGAGACGGAGGGAATAATCTTTCCGGCGGAGAGAAGCAGCGCATTGCAATCGCACGCGCAATACTAAAAGACAGCCCCATCATTGTACTGGATGAAGCGACCGCTTTTACCGACCCCGAAAACGAAGCTGTCATTCAGCGTTCTATTGGCGAACTGGTCGCAGGAAAAACATTGATAGTCATTGCGCATCGGCTTTCGACTATCACGATGGCGGATAAAATTATCGTTATGAATCATGGACGCATTGAAGCGGAGGGGTCTCATCAATCGCTTTTGGAATCGTGCGAATTGTATCGCACGCTTTGGAATGCTCACATCAGCGTAAGCGACAAAAAGGAGAACAGTTTAACTTCAACCGCTGCTTTAGGAGAAATTGTATGA